A window from Mogibacterium neglectum encodes these proteins:
- a CDS encoding site-2 protease family protein, which translates to MKDNFKNLLRSGPGIILILLLVTNFLDGGLRNPKEYFFDMLLTLPGIIVGLSFHEFAHAFASNAFGDPTPRLQGRLTVNPTKHIDPFGFAALVFCGFGWGIPVQIDNRYYKHPRLNEFIVSIAGVSMNFLIAIVFSFITRFSINMWGKEVILEDSLQGIITKIFLYVVMVNITLMVFNLIPVPPLDGFGLVTELFNLRKTSWYSTVYQYGGIILLLMLLFGLVNKILHPLTSGIYSAILNGIILA; encoded by the coding sequence ATGAAAGATAATTTTAAAAATTTACTTCGCTCCGGACCAGGAATTATATTAATTCTTTTATTGGTTACGAATTTCTTAGATGGAGGACTTAGAAATCCAAAGGAATACTTCTTTGACATGCTTCTTACCTTGCCGGGCATTATAGTAGGGCTTTCCTTTCACGAATTTGCACATGCTTTTGCATCTAATGCATTTGGTGATCCTACACCAAGGCTGCAGGGTAGATTAACTGTAAATCCTACAAAACATATTGATCCATTTGGATTCGCGGCACTGGTATTTTGTGGATTTGGTTGGGGGATTCCTGTTCAGATTGATAATCGTTACTATAAACATCCTAGATTAAATGAGTTTATAGTGTCTATCGCAGGCGTATCTATGAATTTTCTTATAGCGATAGTTTTCTCCTTTATAACGAGATTTTCGATTAATATGTGGGGCAAAGAAGTCATACTAGAAGATTCGTTGCAAGGGATAATAACAAAGATATTCCTATATGTTGTAATGGTTAATATAACACTGATGGTATTTAACCTTATTCCTGTACCGCCACTTGATGGATTTGGATTAGTTACAGAACTCTTTAATCTTCGCAAAACAAGCTGGTACAGTACGGTGTATCAGTATGGTGGCATCATATTACTGTTAATGCTACTATTCGGTCTTGTGAACAAGATACTTCATCCGTTAACTAGTGGTATTTACTCAGCTATACTCAATGGTATTATCTTGGCCTAA
- the miaB gene encoding tRNA (N6-isopentenyl adenosine(37)-C2)-methylthiotransferase MiaB, which produces MNEHDSENIAGMLEGMGYVLANDPYEAEVVVLNTCSVREHADKRFYGMLGQFKKRRDEKKDTRIVCVCGCMPQQPRVQEEIKKSFSWVDVVFGTQTICNFPRLLNDRISTGKKQFSITANNSIVPDEKDSKRLHKHKALVNITYGCNNFCTYCIVPYTRGREKSRSLDDVVNEVKELVADGVIEVMLLGQNVNSFIDDKGNTFPTLVRAINDIEGLARIRFMTSNPKDLSDELIDCYRTCERLCKHIHLPVQSGSSSVLKRMNRRYDREKYIDIINKLKATCPNIAITTDIIVGFPGETEQEFEDTLSLVEYVKYDSAFTFIYSPREGTPAAGFSEQIPYDVKHERFERLNEVTNKYSLEMNKRLSDKTVKVLIDGSSRKDDKSYSGRTDGFKLVNVSSGRNITGQLVDVKITDCKTFSIDGVLV; this is translated from the coding sequence ATGAATGAACATGATTCCGAGAACATCGCGGGAATGCTAGAAGGTATGGGATATGTTCTAGCAAATGACCCTTATGAAGCAGAAGTCGTCGTTCTTAATACGTGCAGTGTCCGTGAACATGCTGATAAGAGATTTTACGGAATGCTGGGTCAGTTTAAAAAAAGGCGTGATGAAAAAAAGGATACGAGAATTGTTTGCGTATGCGGATGTATGCCACAGCAACCGCGTGTCCAAGAAGAGATAAAAAAGAGCTTTTCATGGGTTGATGTAGTGTTCGGAACCCAGACGATTTGCAATTTTCCAAGGCTTCTAAACGACAGAATATCAACAGGTAAAAAGCAGTTTTCTATTACTGCTAATAATTCTATCGTACCAGACGAAAAGGATTCAAAGAGACTGCATAAGCACAAGGCACTAGTTAATATTACGTATGGATGTAACAACTTCTGCACATACTGTATAGTTCCATACACTCGTGGAAGAGAGAAGAGTCGCTCCCTGGATGATGTGGTTAATGAAGTAAAAGAGCTAGTTGCAGATGGTGTAATTGAAGTTATGCTTCTCGGACAAAATGTAAATTCATTTATTGATGACAAAGGGAATACTTTCCCTACTCTCGTAAGGGCAATCAATGACATAGAAGGCCTTGCGCGAATTAGGTTTATGACCTCCAATCCTAAAGACCTATCAGACGAATTGATAGACTGTTATAGAACGTGTGAAAGGCTTTGTAAGCACATACATCTGCCTGTCCAGTCAGGCAGTAGCTCAGTCTTAAAGCGCATGAACAGAAGATACGATAGAGAAAAATATATCGATATTATCAACAAGCTCAAAGCTACATGTCCAAATATTGCAATTACTACAGATATCATCGTAGGTTTTCCAGGGGAGACAGAGCAGGAGTTTGAGGACACATTATCACTAGTTGAATATGTTAAATATGATTCTGCCTTTACTTTTATTTACTCGCCACGAGAAGGTACGCCTGCTGCTGGATTTTCAGAGCAGATTCCATACGATGTTAAGCACGAGAGATTTGAACGATTAAATGAAGTTACAAACAAATATTCGCTGGAGATGAATAAACGACTTTCAGATAAAACCGTCAAAGTGCTTATTGATGGTTCTAGCCGCAAAGATGATAAATCATATTCAGGCAGGACAGATGGATTTAAACTCGTAAATGTTTCTTCAGGAAGAAACATAACCGGCCAACTTGTAGATGTTAAAATCACTGATTGTAAAACTTTCAGCATCGATGGTGTACTTGTATAA
- the plsY gene encoding glycerol-3-phosphate 1-O-acyltransferase PlsY: protein MKYLPLIIIVIFAYLIGNISPATLIGRFYGIDIKKVGSGNAGTTNVLRVLGTNAAVCTLLIDVFKGFIAVYIAQGRFNNIGAMLAFASVVIGHIYPIIFKFRGGKGVATFLGAAMALNWPSMFAAALIAVVVAVASKKMSLGSITAAMIYPFLMLYYYPKGLPIAVVMTFIILFTHRGNIKRLMKGEEKELSIGSKIKEKLREQLDESENIDKSISTKNPDVYGDKTNNTKNSDTSDKSIIGKNSLKLSDADNKLKHEESKAKLNANSEINAEEQNSYNKDNIMIAGSKNELVNEATAIEHNKIEISDEPVDYYMDVEVPHLKSEDKRVVSVIGNGSFGTAIANVIAHNGHRVTIYGRNKEDINNTRESRVNEKYLPGALLYDKIRFTSNIRTAVGKRDIIIFAIPAQQFGSFLEKNAKYIDKNAIIVNLAKGIENKSLKTMSQIAKKFIKNKYVAVSGPSHAEEIVRNYPTTVVAASEDEKAAKEIQNIMMSKTFRVYTTNDIIGVELGGALKNVIALGTGITDGMNFGDNSKAALMTRGIHEISRLGETMGANGETFSGLSGIGDLMVTCSSDLSRNRRCGLLIGGGMTPEEAVTEIKTTVEGIYTVEAASKLAKKLKVDMPITNAIKAVIDGKLNPRDAVEMLMNRDRKQENK from the coding sequence ATGAAATATTTACCGCTTATAATCATTGTAATTTTTGCATATCTTATCGGTAATATATCACCAGCAACTTTAATAGGTCGATTTTATGGGATTGACATCAAGAAGGTTGGAAGTGGAAATGCTGGAACAACTAATGTACTAAGGGTTCTGGGGACTAACGCAGCAGTCTGCACTTTGCTGATAGACGTGTTTAAAGGATTTATAGCAGTTTATATTGCGCAAGGAAGATTTAACAATATTGGAGCAATGCTTGCCTTTGCTTCTGTAGTTATTGGACATATCTATCCAATTATATTTAAATTCAGGGGTGGCAAAGGAGTTGCAACTTTTCTAGGGGCTGCGATGGCTTTAAATTGGCCAAGCATGTTTGCCGCGGCATTAATAGCCGTTGTTGTTGCAGTAGCATCAAAGAAGATGTCTCTTGGGTCAATAACTGCAGCGATGATATATCCATTTTTGATGCTTTATTACTATCCAAAAGGATTACCGATTGCAGTAGTGATGACATTTATTATTCTATTCACTCATCGTGGGAATATTAAGAGACTGATGAAGGGAGAAGAGAAGGAACTTAGCATCGGTTCAAAAATAAAAGAGAAACTAAGAGAGCAGCTAGATGAATCAGAGAATATTGATAAATCCATTAGTACCAAGAACCCTGATGTATATGGTGATAAAACCAATAATACCAAAAACTCCGATACATCTGATAAGTCTATAATCGGCAAAAATAGTTTAAAATTATCTGACGCCGACAACAAGCTTAAGCATGAAGAGTCTAAAGCTAAATTAAATGCGAATAGCGAAATCAATGCAGAAGAGCAAAACAGCTATAATAAAGATAATATAATGATTGCAGGTTCTAAAAACGAACTCGTCAATGAAGCAACTGCTATAGAGCACAATAAGATTGAGATTTCAGATGAACCCGTTGATTATTATATGGATGTTGAAGTTCCTCACCTTAAATCAGAAGATAAGAGGGTGGTATCTGTAATAGGTAATGGGAGCTTTGGTACTGCGATTGCTAATGTAATAGCACATAATGGACACCGTGTAACAATATACGGTCGTAATAAAGAAGACATAAATAATACGCGAGAAAGCAGGGTAAACGAAAAGTATTTACCAGGAGCTTTGCTCTATGACAAGATTAGATTCACATCTAACATCAGAACAGCTGTTGGAAAGAGAGATATAATTATATTTGCCATTCCTGCACAGCAATTTGGATCCTTCCTCGAGAAGAATGCAAAGTATATAGATAAGAATGCGATCATCGTTAACTTAGCTAAAGGAATAGAGAATAAATCTCTCAAGACTATGTCTCAAATTGCTAAGAAGTTTATTAAAAATAAGTATGTTGCAGTTTCTGGCCCTTCTCATGCGGAGGAAATTGTTCGTAATTATCCAACTACAGTGGTAGCGGCTTCTGAAGATGAGAAGGCTGCTAAAGAAATTCAAAACATAATGATGAGCAAAACATTTAGAGTTTATACCACTAACGATATTATTGGAGTTGAGCTTGGTGGTGCACTCAAAAATGTAATCGCCTTAGGTACGGGAATTACGGATGGAATGAATTTTGGTGACAATTCAAAAGCCGCACTTATGACCAGAGGAATTCACGAGATATCAAGACTCGGCGAAACTATGGGCGCAAATGGTGAGACCTTTTCCGGTCTTTCTGGAATTGGTGATTTGATGGTAACATGTTCATCTGATTTGTCTAGAAATAGAAGATGTGGGTTACTAATCGGCGGAGGAATGACACCAGAAGAAGCAGTAACGGAGATTAAGACTACTGTAGAAGGAATTTATACAGTTGAAGCAGCAAGTAAATTGGCAAAAAAACTAAAGGTTGATATGCCGATTACAAACGCTATTAAAGCAGTAATCGATGGAAAACTCAATCCACGAGATGCCGTTGAAATGCTTATGAATAGAGATAGAAAACAAGAGAACAAGTAA
- the der gene encoding ribosome biogenesis GTPase Der, translated as MSKPILAVVGRPNVGKSTFFNRIIGERKAIVQDTPGVTRDRIYAETEWNGREFAIIDTGGIEANTSDVILSQMREQAVTAMELADVIVFMVDGKEGLTTADHDVANILRRTGKEIILVVNKVDNPNKFGDNIYDFYELGLGEPIAISSVNMLNIGDLLDAIVAGFPDEIYGYEESTKIAIIGKPNVGKSSLVNALTSEKRVIVSPIAGTTRDSIDTPFTYKGREYTLIDTAGLRRKSKINDSIEHFSVIRAVTAVERCDICIMMIDAAEGLTEQDKKILGLAHEAGKGLMIVVNKWDLIAKETNTMKDYERTLRADLQFVSYAPIIFTSVLEKKRIFDIIDKTSKIEEIRSRRITTGKLNSIIEDAVMMRQPPSDKGKRLKIYYASQIGSRPPLFSFNINSRELMHFSYSRYLENKLREAYDFEGTPIKFLFNEKKGDQ; from the coding sequence ATGAGTAAACCTATACTTGCAGTCGTAGGTAGACCTAACGTTGGAAAATCCACATTCTTTAACAGAATAATCGGAGAGAGAAAGGCCATCGTTCAAGATACCCCAGGAGTTACACGAGACAGAATATATGCAGAGACTGAATGGAACGGTAGAGAGTTCGCTATTATTGATACAGGTGGAATAGAGGCAAATACTAGTGACGTAATCCTATCTCAGATGAGAGAACAGGCTGTGACCGCTATGGAGCTTGCAGATGTTATTGTCTTTATGGTAGATGGCAAAGAAGGACTAACTACGGCAGATCACGACGTTGCCAATATACTCAGGAGAACTGGCAAGGAGATTATACTTGTAGTCAACAAGGTCGATAATCCAAATAAGTTCGGTGATAATATCTATGATTTCTATGAGTTAGGATTAGGAGAGCCTATTGCAATCAGTTCTGTTAACATGCTCAATATTGGAGATCTTCTAGATGCCATAGTTGCGGGTTTTCCAGATGAAATATATGGTTATGAGGAATCGACTAAGATTGCAATCATTGGAAAACCAAATGTAGGAAAATCATCCCTAGTAAATGCACTTACCAGCGAGAAGCGTGTTATTGTTTCACCGATTGCCGGAACTACTCGTGACTCTATCGATACACCATTTACATATAAGGGTCGAGAATACACACTTATCGATACTGCGGGATTAAGACGTAAGAGCAAAATTAACGATTCAATTGAGCACTTCAGTGTTATAAGAGCCGTCACAGCTGTTGAACGATGCGATATATGTATTATGATGATAGATGCAGCAGAGGGACTGACTGAACAAGATAAGAAAATTCTTGGTCTTGCACATGAAGCGGGTAAAGGTCTAATGATAGTGGTTAATAAATGGGATCTCATTGCAAAGGAGACCAACACTATGAAAGACTATGAACGCACGCTCAGAGCGGATCTTCAGTTTGTATCCTATGCACCTATAATATTTACATCTGTGTTAGAGAAAAAGAGAATATTTGATATCATAGATAAGACTTCAAAGATTGAGGAAATTAGGTCGAGGAGAATAACGACAGGAAAGCTAAACAGCATTATAGAAGACGCTGTAATGATGAGACAGCCCCCTTCAGATAAGGGCAAACGTCTCAAGATTTATTATGCTAGTCAGATAGGTTCAAGACCACCACTATTTTCATTCAATATAAACTCACGTGAGCTCATGCATTTCTCTTATTCGAGATATCTTGAAAATAAGCTTCGTGAGGCTTATGACTTCGAAGGGACACCTATAAAGTTCCTATTTAATGAGAAAAAGGGAGATCAGTAA
- the ftsY gene encoding signal recognition particle-docking protein FtsY — MGLFKDKSTFKKFTEKVTNVIVGNPNIDESFYEELEESLVISDIGIETTDKIMNMLKKRINAKYLTKPEDIKKALTDVIAEIVDKGERNKISTDYPLVILMIGINGGGKTTSIGKLANLFKERGQSVLLAAADTFRAAAADQLVEWGNRSGVRVIRHDEGTDPAAVIYDAVQSAKANDIDVLICDTAGRLQNKTNLMKELEKMDRIISREYPEASRETLIVLDSTTGKNAISQAKEFSEIADITGIVLTKLDGTARGGISITVTDEYDLPIKFIGVGEGIHDLKEFDPKEFAGGIFDE; from the coding sequence ATGGGACTTTTTAAGGATAAAAGCACATTCAAAAAATTTACAGAAAAGGTTACCAATGTAATCGTTGGCAACCCCAATATCGATGAGTCATTTTATGAGGAACTCGAGGAGTCACTCGTAATATCTGATATCGGTATTGAGACAACTGATAAGATAATGAATATGCTGAAGAAGCGTATTAACGCAAAGTATCTTACCAAGCCGGAAGATATTAAGAAGGCGCTTACAGATGTAATTGCTGAAATCGTTGATAAAGGCGAGCGCAACAAGATTTCGACAGATTATCCACTTGTGATTCTGATGATAGGTATTAATGGTGGAGGCAAGACTACATCTATCGGTAAACTTGCAAACCTCTTCAAAGAGCGCGGTCAGAGCGTTCTGCTTGCTGCTGCGGATACATTCCGTGCAGCAGCTGCAGATCAGCTTGTAGAATGGGGGAATCGCTCTGGTGTAAGGGTTATTCGTCATGATGAAGGGACAGATCCAGCTGCGGTTATATATGATGCCGTTCAGTCTGCAAAAGCAAATGATATAGATGTACTAATCTGCGATACCGCAGGCAGACTTCAGAATAAGACTAATCTTATGAAGGAACTTGAAAAGATGGATAGAATCATCAGCCGTGAGTATCCAGAGGCATCAAGAGAGACATTGATAGTACTCGACTCGACAACTGGTAAGAACGCAATCAGCCAGGCGAAGGAATTCTCTGAGATTGCTGATATCACGGGCATAGTGCTTACAAAGCTTGATGGCACCGCTAGAGGAGGAATTTCAATCACTGTAACTGACGAATACGATCTTCCAATTAAGTTTATCGGCGTTGGTGAAGGTATACATGACCTTAAAGAGTTTGACCCAAAGGAATTTGCAGGAGGTATTTTCGATGAGTAA
- the smc gene encoding chromosome segregation protein SMC, giving the protein MYFKRIELQGFKSFADPVTIDLNDGITCIVGPNGSGKSNISDALRWVLGEQSPKSLRGGKMDDVIFAGTATRKPKGMAEVSLVIDNSLFILPLEYSEVQVTRRMYRSGESEYLINGNQCRLKDIKELFMDTGIGVDGYSIIGQGKIQEIVSTKPENRREIFEEAAGVVLYKSRKAEAERKLSAASDNLERVKDIISEIEGRIETLKDESERASEYIVLRDRYKYVGINIIIHNIDGLIRTVENSRNELIDMEEKLRAMDKKSSELDFQIERIRDKSSELDQSYEDANTELLNKIEELNTITSRGQVNEEKIQGIERELSRLESVIEETKNKLEIENNNFAELESNEKSYRAEKEQAQAALQDAEADFNESKRKLEAINSEIDTSKDDIISLSNKNITRKADISTLENYVTTLNERKEKLSEEYSGKDEIDAENNRQLKQLEEQYREAESRQSSVASHINEIIASVKSLEEQTSDSAKQIEDLSNRYNRTLARKNTIEEMESNYEGYNNAVRLLMKQHTSGIIGTVSDLIKVPSGYEVATETALGSAMQNIICDDDSSAKSAVRWLKENKAGRATFLPLSSIRYNKHYPEREIENVPGYLGVASEIVKTEDKYHGILEYLLGRVIFTSNMDDAVKISKMISRGYRIVTTDGEVINASGAITGGRFKNKSANILERKNEIKELSDASEKYKNQIAALREEITSANTKISELKESRGKAYDELQQIEVDKGVIGSELERIKKLTDDAGAHKDQYASELETLDGDIDRATEMVVKHKNEIADAEVQITRLNEHIEELMGEAEKYDARVNKLREITLENKLQLSEQDARILGLNELIERVRDYITDLENEMEESTEAYKELKEKHHMLTSSDAESSEKIAQLTELKQGLEDRIKVLGESIDENKAAYEEAIRDQKKLTHELNELQDDKYKLEVKSAKSETLLDTQKDKLWDEFEVSFAEAQDLRDDDFGITAGNKEAKEIKLRMAELGDVNISSIEEYKSVSKRYEFMTAQESDISTAMKELRSIITNMERNIRNKFKENFDKVVINFEHSFRELFGGGHAELRLEDESNPLSSGIEIIAQPPGKKLKNINLMSGGEKTLTAIALMFAVIKAKPTPFCILDEVEAALDEANIERFSNYLKRFEDVQFALITHHKATMEHADVLYGVTMPEQGISRVLSLKFEDGFDPNEYSNE; this is encoded by the coding sequence TTGTATTTTAAACGAATAGAGCTACAGGGATTCAAGTCATTTGCAGATCCCGTAACCATCGACTTAAATGACGGAATAACATGCATTGTTGGACCTAACGGAAGTGGCAAGAGCAACATCAGCGATGCGCTACGTTGGGTGCTTGGTGAACAGAGTCCAAAGTCGCTTCGAGGCGGTAAGATGGACGATGTTATATTTGCCGGAACTGCGACCAGAAAACCTAAGGGTATGGCCGAAGTTTCTCTTGTTATAGATAATTCACTATTCATCTTGCCTCTCGAGTATAGCGAAGTACAGGTTACACGCCGTATGTATAGATCTGGTGAGAGTGAATATCTGATAAATGGCAATCAGTGTAGGTTGAAAGATATTAAAGAGCTATTCATGGACACCGGAATAGGTGTTGACGGATACTCAATTATTGGGCAAGGAAAGATTCAAGAGATTGTAAGTACAAAACCGGAGAATCGCAGAGAAATATTTGAAGAAGCGGCCGGAGTAGTGTTATATAAGAGCAGGAAAGCAGAGGCGGAAAGGAAGCTGTCAGCTGCATCTGACAATCTCGAACGTGTTAAGGACATCATATCTGAGATTGAAGGCCGTATCGAAACTCTTAAGGATGAGTCAGAAAGAGCAAGTGAATATATCGTTCTCCGTGACAGATACAAATACGTAGGTATTAACATCATTATACACAATATTGATGGTTTAATTCGTACGGTTGAAAATTCTCGCAATGAGCTTATCGATATGGAAGAGAAGCTTAGAGCTATGGATAAAAAATCTTCTGAGCTCGACTTTCAGATAGAGAGAATTAGAGATAAATCTTCTGAGCTTGACCAATCATATGAGGATGCAAATACTGAGCTTTTAAATAAAATCGAGGAGCTCAATACTATTACGAGTCGCGGGCAGGTAAATGAAGAAAAGATTCAGGGTATTGAACGTGAGTTATCAAGACTCGAATCTGTTATCGAAGAGACGAAAAATAAACTTGAGATAGAAAATAACAATTTTGCTGAACTCGAGTCAAATGAAAAATCATATAGAGCTGAGAAAGAACAAGCTCAAGCTGCACTACAGGATGCAGAAGCTGATTTCAATGAGAGCAAGAGAAAGCTGGAAGCTATTAATTCTGAGATAGATACCAGTAAGGATGATATTATCAGCCTGAGCAACAAGAATATCACTAGAAAAGCAGATATCTCAACTTTGGAGAATTATGTAACAACGCTTAATGAGCGAAAAGAAAAATTGAGCGAAGAGTATAGCGGAAAGGATGAGATCGATGCAGAGAATAATCGTCAGCTTAAGCAGCTAGAAGAACAGTATAGAGAAGCAGAGAGTAGGCAGAGCAGTGTAGCTAGTCATATTAATGAGATTATCGCAAGCGTCAAGTCGCTAGAAGAGCAGACAAGCGATAGTGCTAAACAGATAGAAGATCTAAGCAATAGGTACAACAGAACCCTTGCTCGTAAAAACACCATCGAAGAGATGGAGAGTAATTACGAGGGGTATAACAATGCTGTCAGACTCCTTATGAAGCAACATACTAGCGGCATTATTGGTACAGTTTCAGATTTAATAAAGGTTCCATCAGGTTACGAAGTTGCAACCGAAACTGCACTGGGGTCAGCGATGCAGAATATCATCTGCGATGATGATTCTTCGGCAAAGTCTGCAGTAAGATGGCTAAAGGAAAATAAAGCTGGTAGAGCAACATTTCTTCCACTTTCATCTATAAGATATAACAAGCATTATCCGGAGCGTGAAATTGAGAATGTTCCTGGGTATCTTGGGGTAGCCTCTGAAATTGTTAAAACAGAAGATAAATACCATGGTATTCTCGAGTATTTGCTAGGGAGAGTTATATTTACTAGCAACATGGATGATGCGGTAAAGATTTCCAAGATGATCAGCAGGGGTTACAGAATTGTTACAACAGATGGTGAAGTAATAAATGCTAGTGGTGCAATTACAGGTGGAAGATTTAAGAATAAATCTGCAAATATTTTAGAGCGAAAGAATGAAATCAAGGAACTGAGCGATGCATCCGAGAAGTACAAGAATCAGATAGCCGCGCTTAGAGAAGAAATTACATCGGCTAATACTAAAATTTCAGAGCTTAAAGAGTCCAGAGGTAAGGCATATGATGAGCTTCAGCAGATAGAAGTTGATAAGGGTGTAATCGGTAGCGAACTTGAGAGAATCAAAAAGCTTACGGACGATGCTGGTGCACATAAAGATCAGTATGCAAGTGAACTTGAGACGCTTGATGGAGATATCGATAGAGCAACCGAGATGGTCGTGAAACATAAAAATGAAATAGCTGATGCTGAAGTACAAATAACCAGACTCAATGAGCATATTGAAGAACTCATGGGCGAGGCTGAGAAGTACGATGCTCGTGTAAATAAGCTTCGTGAGATAACACTAGAAAATAAGCTTCAGCTAAGTGAGCAGGATGCGAGGATTCTAGGGCTAAACGAGTTAATTGAACGTGTTAGAGACTATATTACAGATCTTGAGAATGAGATGGAGGAATCTACAGAAGCTTATAAAGAACTTAAGGAGAAGCATCATATGCTTACTAGCAGTGATGCTGAATCGAGCGAGAAAATTGCACAGCTTACGGAACTTAAGCAAGGGCTCGAAGATCGCATCAAGGTTCTGGGTGAATCTATCGACGAAAATAAAGCAGCTTACGAAGAGGCTATCAGAGATCAAAAGAAACTCACTCATGAGCTAAATGAACTTCAGGATGATAAATATAAACTGGAGGTTAAGAGCGCTAAGAGCGAAACGCTGCTCGATACACAGAAGGATAAGTTATGGGATGAATTCGAAGTTTCATTCGCAGAAGCACAGGACCTCAGAGATGATGATTTCGGTATCACTGCTGGTAATAAAGAAGCCAAAGAAATCAAGCTTCGTATGGCTGAACTAGGCGACGTAAATATATCTTCCATTGAGGAGTATAAGTCGGTTAGTAAGAGATACGAGTTTATGACAGCACAGGAAAGCGATATATCTACAGCGATGAAGGAGCTTAGATCTATTATTACCAATATGGAGCGCAATATAAGGAATAAGTTCAAAGAAAATTTCGACAAGGTGGTTATAAACTTTGAGCATAGCTTCAGAGAATTATTTGGAGGCGGTCACGCTGAGCTAAGACTTGAGGATGAATCAAATCCGCTGTCATCAGGAATTGAGATTATCGCACAGCCTCCTGGCAAAAAGCTCAAGAACATCAATTTGATGTCAGGTGGAGAGAAGACCCTTACAGCTATTGCGCTTATGTTTGCTGTAATTAAAGCAAAACCAACGCCTTTCTGCATTCTCGATGAGGTAGAGGCAGCGCTTGATGAAGCGAATATTGAGAGATTCTCAAATTATCTTAAACGCTTTGAAGACGTGCAGTTTGCGCTTATTACTCACCACAAAGCAACTATGGAGCATGCGGATGTTCTATACGGAGTAACGATGCCGGAGCAAGGAATCTCCAGAGTGCTTTCGCTCAAGTTTGAAGACGGATTTGACCCAAATGAGTACTCAAACGAATAG
- the rnc gene encoding ribonuclease III — translation MGKILILQNMDVRFMESLEKKLGYKFNNRKLLEIALTHSSYASEHGKSYEFNNERLEFLGDAFLDAIVGKKVFVIMQEANEGVLSKTRADVVCEKSLADVAQTLDLGDYLRLGKGEENGGGRQKPSIVGDAVEALIGAMIIDGGYERAERIVLDLFSDKIRLAIKGELHKDHKTKLQEKLQEHIKGVHIEYRLIREDGPDHRKEFVTAVFVNGEEHGRGIGKSKKESEQAAAYNALTKGDI, via the coding sequence ATGGGCAAGATTTTAATTCTTCAGAATATGGATGTTAGGTTTATGGAGAGCTTAGAAAAGAAACTAGGGTATAAATTTAATAATAGAAAGCTTCTTGAGATAGCACTTACTCATAGCTCCTATGCATCCGAGCATGGAAAAAGCTATGAGTTCAACAACGAACGACTTGAGTTTCTCGGAGATGCATTTCTCGATGCCATTGTCGGTAAAAAAGTGTTTGTTATCATGCAAGAGGCTAATGAAGGTGTTCTGTCTAAAACGAGAGCTGACGTAGTGTGTGAAAAATCTCTCGCTGATGTAGCGCAAACTTTAGATTTAGGCGACTATCTCAGACTCGGCAAAGGCGAGGAAAACGGTGGTGGAAGGCAGAAACCATCTATTGTCGGAGATGCAGTAGAAGCATTGATAGGTGCGATGATAATTGATGGTGGATATGAAAGGGCTGAGAGAATAGTTCTAGATTTGTTCTCGGATAAGATTAGGCTCGCAATCAAAGGGGAACTGCATAAGGACCATAAGACTAAACTTCAGGAGAAATTGCAGGAGCACATAAAAGGTGTTCACATAGAATATAGGCTAATACGTGAAGACGGCCCTGATCACAGAAAGGAATTCGTCACTGCTGTTTTTGTGAATGGTGAAGAACACGGGCGTGGCATAGGAAAAAGCAAGAAAGAATCAGAACAGGCAGCAGCATATAATGCGCTTACGAAGGGAGATATATAG